A genome region from Flavobacteriales bacterium includes the following:
- a CDS encoding restriction endonuclease subunit S translates to MREDWVEVEIKDVGTVIAGGTPKTAIPEYWGDDFSWISPSDLTGYTNTYISKGKKSISKLGLAKSSARLIPKGSVLFSCRAPIGYVAIAHNELTTNQGFKSLAPREVVISEFVYHYFKSIKWLAEKNAGGTTFKEISTSSFSALPFPLPPLPEQRAIVSKIEQLFSELDNGIANLKTAQHQLKVYRQAVLKQAFEGELTKEWRAKQNDLPTADELLKQIKEEREAHYQKQLVDWKEAVKDWEKNSEKGKKPSKPKQLKKPSSDDLPDQPFDLPTSWLWSDLYELTSKVSDGPFGSHLKGEDYIDAGIRVVRLENIKSLMFDDSKRSFVNQAKYESISQHTVYPGEIIFSTFIADETKVVILPEVFDFAINKADCVQIKPWSLVSNRFLQYYLASSISYSLLVNQVHGATRPRVNTTQLKLLFVPMCSTIEQHQIVQEIESRLSVCDKLEESITQSLLKAEALRQSILKKAFEGRLLTEVELAACKKEKDWEPAGVLLGRVKQEKAKKK, encoded by the coding sequence ATGAGAGAAGATTGGGTTGAGGTTGAAATCAAAGATGTTGGAACCGTTATAGCAGGTGGAACACCGAAAACGGCTATACCTGAATACTGGGGAGATGATTTTAGTTGGATTAGCCCATCCGATTTGACGGGTTATACAAACACCTATATATCGAAAGGGAAAAAGAGCATATCCAAGCTTGGACTTGCAAAATCCTCGGCAAGACTTATACCCAAGGGCTCTGTTTTGTTTTCTTGCAGGGCTCCTATCGGATATGTGGCCATAGCCCATAATGAGTTGACCACAAACCAAGGATTTAAAAGTCTAGCTCCCAGAGAAGTGGTTATAAGCGAATTCGTTTACCACTATTTTAAATCAATCAAATGGTTAGCTGAAAAAAATGCTGGAGGGACTACGTTTAAAGAAATCTCAACCAGCTCATTTTCTGCGTTACCGTTTCCACTCCCACCCCTCCCCGAGCAGCGCGCCATAGTTTCCAAGATAGAGCAGTTGTTTAGCGAGTTGGACAACGGCATAGCCAACCTCAAAACCGCACAGCATCAACTGAAGGTGTATCGGCAAGCGGTGCTCAAACAGGCGTTTGAGGGAGAGTTGACCAAGGAGTGGCGGGCCAAGCAGAACGACCTTCCTACTGCGGATGAATTACTGAAACAGATAAAGGAAGAACGCGAAGCGCATTACCAAAAGCAGTTGGTCGATTGGAAAGAAGCCGTAAAGGATTGGGAGAAGAACAGTGAGAAAGGGAAGAAGCCGAGTAAGCCGAAGCAGCTAAAGAAACCATCCTCAGATGATTTACCTGATCAACCATTTGACTTACCTACTTCTTGGTTGTGGTCTGATTTGTATGAATTAACCTCGAAAGTTTCGGATGGTCCATTTGGCTCACACCTCAAAGGAGAGGATTACATTGATGCAGGAATTAGAGTCGTTCGATTAGAGAACATCAAATCACTCATGTTCGATGATTCTAAAAGGTCGTTTGTTAATCAAGCGAAGTATGAGTCTATTTCACAGCACACGGTCTATCCTGGTGAGATTATCTTCTCAACTTTCATTGCCGATGAGACTAAGGTGGTCATTCTTCCTGAGGTCTTTGATTTCGCAATCAACAAGGCTGACTGCGTCCAAATCAAACCTTGGAGTCTAGTTTCTAACAGGTTTCTCCAGTACTATTTGGCTTCAAGTATCAGCTACTCATTGCTTGTTAATCAAGTGCATGGAGCTACAAGGCCAAGAGTTAATACCACCCAACTGAAGCTGCTTTTTGTTCCAATGTGCAGCACAATTGAACAACACCAGATCGTCCAAGAAATAGAAAGTCGCCTATCGGTGTGCGATAAACTGGAGGAAAGCATAACCCAAAGCCTGCTAAAGGCAGAAGCATTGCGGCAGAGCATCCTTAAAAAGGCATTTGAAGGTCGGCTGCTAACAGAAGTAGAACTGGCCGCCTGCAAAAAAGAAAAGGATTGGGAGCCTGCTGGGGTGCTTTTGGGGAGGGTTAAACAAGAAAAAGCCAAAAAGAAATGA